One region of Vibrio pelagius genomic DNA includes:
- a CDS encoding efflux RND transporter permease subunit: protein MYSLIDAAMSRSRTMLSLLLFILVAGIGTYITIPKESSPDITIPIIYVSVGHQGISPTDAERLLVRPIEQELRSIEGVKEMTATASEGHASVVLEFNVGVDLTKAMADVRDAVDLAKPKLPEDSDEPTVNEVTLASEQPVLSVVLYGTVPERTIVQIARELGDKLESYRQILEVDIAGDREDIVEIIVDPLLMESYSLDQADIYNLIALNNRVVAAGFVDTGYGRFSVKVPSVFNSLKDVLELPIKVDGKQVVTFGDVATVRRAFRDPESFARLDGKSAVVLDIKKRAGENIIETVELVKSVVGVAQQRAEWPNNLLVKFTWDESKDVKIMLNDLQNNILSAIILVVIVIIAILGVRTALLVGISIPGSFLTGLLVLSVFGLTVNIVVLFSLIMAVGLLVDGAIVVTEFADRRMQEGEAKKTAYQAAAKRMAWPITASTATTLAAFAPLLFWPDVTGEFMKYLPLTLIATLFASLLMALLFVPVLGGLIGKPQYVSASNQSRMVALHNGDFSQATGITKLYYHTLSVAIQHPLKILLSAILLSIAVGFSYAKAGLGAEFFPEVDPPFFNVKVRSHGDLSIQEKDVIMRDIEQMMLGHEEFDSVYTRTGGDDQIGLISITPVDWQYRRSVKAIIEELKVQTDQYPGVEIELKFPDAGPPVENDLVIELSAKTPQQLNQAAKMVRSWADASPALTNISDTSSKDGIDWKVDIRRDDAARFSADATLVGNTVQFVTNGLKIGDYLPDDSSEEVDILVRYPNDKRDIGRFDQLRVKTPAGLVPITNFAQIVPDHKQDTIKRLDGKRVVNVLADMKEGFNLALELPKIEQALSELGLPNGVEFRIRGQNEEQENSSAFLQSAFMVALAAMALILITQFNSFYQAFLILSAVLFSTVGVFMGLLIFQRPFGVVMSGIGVIALAGIVVNNNIVLIDTYNQLVKRGLDKRDAILRTGVQRLRPVMLTTVTTILGLMPMVLEMNIDLINQKIEFGAPSTQWWSQLATAIAGGLAFATVLTLVLTPCLLMLGRDKNRQSTSADE, encoded by the coding sequence ATGTATTCATTGATTGATGCTGCGATGTCTCGTTCGCGAACCATGCTGTCACTGCTGCTGTTTATTCTGGTCGCGGGCATCGGGACTTATATTACGATTCCCAAGGAGTCGAGCCCAGATATTACCATCCCAATCATCTATGTTTCTGTCGGCCACCAAGGTATTTCCCCAACCGATGCCGAACGCTTGTTAGTTCGACCAATCGAGCAAGAGCTGCGCTCAATTGAGGGGGTAAAAGAGATGACAGCCACTGCTTCTGAAGGCCATGCCTCAGTGGTGTTGGAATTTAATGTTGGGGTTGATCTCACCAAGGCAATGGCAGACGTGCGAGATGCGGTCGATCTTGCCAAACCTAAGTTGCCAGAAGACAGTGATGAACCAACCGTTAATGAGGTGACTTTAGCCTCAGAGCAACCCGTACTTTCCGTGGTTTTGTATGGCACGGTGCCCGAGCGCACTATCGTTCAGATTGCTCGTGAATTGGGAGACAAGCTAGAGAGCTATCGCCAAATACTCGAAGTGGATATTGCTGGTGACAGAGAAGATATCGTCGAAATCATTGTTGATCCCCTGCTTATGGAGAGTTACAGCTTAGATCAAGCGGATATCTATAACTTGATCGCACTGAATAACCGCGTCGTAGCCGCTGGGTTTGTGGATACCGGTTATGGTCGGTTCTCGGTCAAAGTTCCTTCGGTGTTTAATTCTTTGAAAGATGTGCTTGAGCTGCCCATCAAAGTTGACGGTAAACAGGTTGTCACTTTTGGCGATGTAGCCACGGTAAGGCGTGCCTTTCGCGATCCTGAAAGCTTTGCCCGTTTAGATGGTAAATCTGCCGTAGTATTAGATATTAAAAAGCGTGCTGGCGAGAATATTATTGAGACGGTAGAGCTGGTTAAGTCCGTTGTTGGTGTTGCTCAACAAAGAGCAGAATGGCCAAATAACTTATTGGTTAAGTTCACTTGGGATGAGTCGAAAGACGTCAAGATCATGCTTAATGATCTGCAAAACAACATCCTCTCCGCCATTATTTTGGTGGTGATCGTAATCATCGCGATCTTGGGTGTTCGCACTGCGTTGTTGGTCGGTATCTCTATCCCCGGATCGTTCTTGACTGGGTTACTGGTGTTATCGGTGTTTGGTTTAACCGTCAATATCGTGGTGTTGTTCTCATTAATCATGGCCGTCGGTTTGCTGGTGGATGGTGCGATTGTTGTCACCGAGTTTGCTGACAGAAGGATGCAAGAGGGTGAAGCAAAGAAAACGGCTTACCAAGCGGCAGCGAAGCGTATGGCATGGCCAATCACGGCATCTACCGCGACGACCTTAGCGGCGTTTGCCCCATTGCTGTTCTGGCCAGACGTGACTGGCGAGTTCATGAAGTACTTACCACTAACTTTGATAGCAACCTTGTTTGCTTCTCTGTTGATGGCACTGTTGTTTGTTCCTGTGTTGGGAGGGTTGATTGGTAAACCGCAGTATGTCTCTGCTTCTAATCAATCTCGAATGGTCGCTCTACATAATGGGGACTTCTCACAAGCGACAGGGATTACCAAACTCTATTACCACACCCTCTCTGTAGCGATTCAACATCCACTCAAAATCTTGTTGAGTGCGATATTGCTCTCGATCGCAGTTGGCTTCTCTTATGCCAAAGCTGGACTTGGGGCCGAGTTCTTCCCTGAGGTTGATCCTCCGTTTTTCAACGTTAAAGTGCGATCGCATGGTGATCTCTCGATTCAAGAAAAAGACGTCATCATGAGAGATATTGAGCAGATGATGCTTGGCCATGAAGAGTTCGACAGTGTTTATACGAGAACAGGAGGAGATGATCAGATCGGTCTTATTTCGATTACGCCTGTCGATTGGCAGTATCGTCGCAGTGTTAAAGCGATCATTGAAGAGCTAAAAGTTCAAACTGACCAATACCCAGGTGTCGAAATTGAGCTTAAGTTTCCGGATGCAGGTCCTCCAGTAGAGAATGACTTGGTGATTGAGCTCTCGGCCAAAACACCACAGCAGTTAAATCAAGCTGCTAAAATGGTTCGGTCGTGGGCAGATGCCAGTCCTGCTTTGACCAACATTAGCGACACTAGCAGTAAAGATGGTATTGATTGGAAAGTGGATATCAGGCGTGATGATGCGGCGCGCTTTTCTGCCGACGCCACTCTTGTCGGAAATACGGTTCAGTTTGTCACCAATGGGCTAAAGATTGGGGACTACTTACCTGATGACTCTTCGGAAGAGGTCGATATCTTAGTTCGTTATCCAAATGATAAGAGAGATATTGGTCGCTTCGATCAACTCAGAGTCAAAACGCCTGCAGGTCTGGTCCCTATCACCAATTTCGCTCAGATTGTACCCGACCATAAGCAAGACACCATTAAGCGCCTAGATGGGAAACGAGTGGTCAACGTGTTGGCTGATATGAAAGAAGGGTTCAACCTTGCGCTAGAGCTACCTAAGATTGAACAAGCGTTAAGTGAGTTGGGCTTGCCCAATGGCGTTGAGTTTCGTATTCGTGGTCAGAATGAGGAGCAAGAGAACTCATCAGCATTTTTGCAAAGTGCGTTCATGGTCGCGTTGGCGGCAATGGCCTTGATTCTCATCACTCAGTTCAATAGCTTCTATCAAGCCTTCCTTATCCTCAGTGCGGTGCTATTCTCGACTGTGGGTGTGTTTATGGGATTACTGATATTCCAGCGTCCTTTTGGAGTGGTGATGTCCGGCATTGGGGTGATCGCATTGGCGGGTATCGTGGTGAACAATAATATTGTACTGATTGATACCTATAATCAGCTGGTCAAGCGGGGGCTAGACAAGCGAGACGCGATTTTAAGAACCGGTGTTCAGCGTCTAAGGCCGGTAATGCTAACAACTGTAACAACCATTTTGGGCTTGATGCCGATGGTGCTTGAGATGAACATCGACTTAATCAATCAGAAGATCGAGTTCGGCGCACCGAGTACCCAGTGGTGGTCGCAACTGGCAACCGCGATTGCTGGAGGTTTGGCATTTGCGACGGTTTTAACCTTGGTGCTTACACCTTGTTTGTTAATGCTAGGTAGAGATAAAAACAGACAGAGCACCAGCGCAGATGAATAA
- a CDS encoding efflux RND transporter periplasmic adaptor subunit — translation MPSRFSRIGFSFWSKQPWLVSLFLVLLLSAWLGLGVGQAEEPTSSANTEVPLAKVSFQTFDASPTYKTIDLYGRTAPDRHARLGAEIPGKIVTLNITKGDVVEAGQAIAQIDKADLGIQLERASALYRLKQKEFKAAQSLKKRGLQGEIAYTTAEAALTEAKAMKSNAELALRNTVIRSPFSGIVQELHVEVGDFVGVGDPVAGVIDLDPLVIEADVSERHIQQLQLGQAAKVRLLGHQSVEGKLRYISRISTASTNTFPIEIEIPNPQRSLPAGVSAEVSLNLESQLAIKVTPAMLALDDAGNLGVKTLVASDDAKVVKFVPIQLVKAEQDGVWLAGLGETVDIITVGQGFVRDGDNVIATEQPTAAN, via the coding sequence ATGCCTAGCCGATTCTCCCGTATTGGGTTCTCCTTTTGGTCAAAGCAACCTTGGTTGGTATCTCTGTTTTTGGTGCTGCTACTATCTGCATGGTTAGGATTAGGTGTTGGGCAAGCTGAAGAGCCAACGTCCTCAGCGAACACAGAGGTTCCACTCGCCAAAGTCTCCTTTCAAACCTTTGATGCCTCACCCACTTACAAAACGATTGATTTGTATGGTAGAACAGCCCCAGATCGACATGCTCGTTTAGGCGCAGAGATCCCAGGAAAAATCGTTACACTCAATATTACGAAAGGTGATGTGGTCGAAGCGGGTCAAGCGATCGCGCAGATAGACAAAGCTGACTTAGGTATTCAATTAGAGCGAGCTTCAGCACTGTATCGCTTGAAGCAGAAAGAGTTTAAGGCTGCGCAATCTTTGAAAAAGCGTGGCCTACAAGGTGAGATTGCCTACACCACCGCAGAAGCTGCACTGACCGAAGCAAAAGCCATGAAGAGTAATGCTGAGTTAGCCCTGCGCAATACGGTGATTCGTTCACCTTTCTCTGGCATTGTGCAGGAGTTACACGTTGAAGTTGGCGACTTCGTTGGGGTTGGCGATCCGGTTGCTGGTGTTATTGACCTCGACCCACTGGTGATTGAAGCCGATGTGAGTGAACGTCACATTCAACAACTGCAATTAGGCCAAGCGGCTAAGGTTCGCTTATTAGGGCATCAAAGTGTTGAAGGCAAGCTTCGCTATATCTCACGCATATCGACAGCGTCGACCAATACATTCCCAATTGAGATTGAAATCCCAAACCCGCAGCGCAGTTTGCCAGCTGGCGTCAGTGCAGAGGTTTCTCTGAATCTAGAAAGCCAGCTAGCGATCAAAGTGACACCTGCGATGTTGGCTCTCGATGATGCGGGCAACCTAGGTGTGAAAACCTTAGTAGCGTCTGATGATGCCAAGGTCGTCAAGTTTGTTCCAATTCAGTTAGTGAAAGCTGAGCAAGATGGTGTTTGGCTTGCTGGGCTTGGTGAGACAGTGGATATCATTACCGTTGGACAAGGTTTTGTTCGTGATGGTGATAACGTGATTGCCACAGAGCAACCAACAGCAGCGAACTAG
- the erpA gene encoding iron-sulfur cluster insertion protein ErpA: MSEANIPLSFSDAAATRVQTLIAEEENPDLKLRVYITGGGCSGFQYGFTFDEKVNDGDMTIENSGVTLVVDPMSLQYLIGGVVDYTEGLEGARFFVNNPNATTTCGCGASFSV; the protein is encoded by the coding sequence GTGAGCGAAGCAAATATCCCATTGTCTTTTTCTGATGCAGCAGCTACCCGCGTACAAACGCTGATTGCTGAAGAAGAAAACCCAGATCTAAAACTGCGTGTATACATTACCGGTGGTGGTTGTAGCGGTTTCCAATACGGCTTCACATTCGATGAAAAAGTAAATGATGGTGACATGACTATTGAAAATAGTGGTGTAACGCTAGTGGTTGACCCAATGAGCCTTCAGTACCTGATTGGCGGTGTTGTGGATTACACAGAAGGGCTTGAAGGTGCACGCTTTTTTGTAAACAACCCAAATGCAACAACAACTTGTGGTTGTGGTGCGTCGTTCAGCGTGTAA